One Paroedura picta isolate Pp20150507F chromosome 16, Ppicta_v3.0, whole genome shotgun sequence genomic region harbors:
- the JUP gene encoding junction plakoglobin yields MEVVNMMEQPIKVTEWQQTYTYDSGIHSGVNTQVPSLSSKCLVDDDDLYGKQYTIKKTTTYSQAGGQSAQTQADLESQLAMTRAQRIRAAMYPETVEDRSLLITTQVEGQQTNVQRLAEPSQMLKSAIVHLINYQDDAELATRAIPELTKLLNDEDPVVVSKAAMIVNQLSKKEASRRALMQSPQIVAAVVRTMQNTSDLDTARCTTSILHNLSHHREGLLSIFKSGGIPALVRMLSSPVESVLFYAITTLHNLLLYQEGAKMAVRLADGLQKMVPLLTKNNPKFLAITTDCLQLLAYGNQESKLIILANGGPQALVQIMRSYTYEKLLWTTSRVLKVLSVCPSNKPAIVEAGGMQALGKHLTSSSPRLVQNCLWTLRNLSDVATKQEGLDGVLKILVNQLSSDDINVLTCATGTLSNLTCNNSKNKTLVTQSNGVEALIHTILRAGDKEDITEPAVCALRHLTSRHPEAEMAQNSVRLNYGIPAIVKLLNQPNQWPLIKATIGLIRNLALCPANHAPLQEAAVIPRLVQLLVKAHQDAQRHAAAGTQQPYTDGVKMEEIVEGSTGALHILARDPMNRMEIFRLNTIPLFVQLLYSPVENIQRVAAGVLCELAQDKEAADAIDAEGASAPLMELLHSRNEGTATYAAAVLFRISEDKNPDYRKRVSVELTNSLFKHDPAAWEAAQSMIPIHEPYADELDGGYRAMYPGDDPMDMHLDMDAEYPMDAYSDGVRATYADHMLA; encoded by the exons atggaGGTGGTGAACATGATGGAGCAGCCCATCAAGGTGACGGAATGGCAGCAGACTTACACCTACGATTCGGGGATTCACTCTGGGGTCAACACCCAGGTCCCGTCGCTCAGCAGCAAGTGCTTGGTGGACGACGACGACCTCTATGGCAAGCAGTACACCATTAAGAAAACCACCACCTATAGCCAGGCTGGAGGGCAGTCGGCCCAAACTCAGG CCGATTTGGAGTCCCAGCTGGCCATGACCCGGGCCCAGCGCATCCGGGCCGCCATGTACCCCGAAACGGTGGAGGACCGCTCGCTTCTCATCACCACCCAGGTCGAAGGGCAGCAGACCAACGTGCAGCGGCTGGCCGAGCCCTCGCAGATGCTGAAGTCGGCCATTGTGCATCTCATCAACTACCAGGATGATGCCGAGCTGGCCACCCGCGCCATCCCCGAACTCACCAAGCTCTTGAATGACGAGGATCCG GTGGTTGTCAGCAAAGCTGCCATGATCGTGAACCAGCTCTCAAAGAAGGAGGCGTCCCGCCGTGCCCTGATGCAGTCTCCTCAGATCGTGGCTGCAGTCGTGCGGACCATGCAAAACACCAGTGACCTGGATACGGCCCGCTGCACCACCAGCATCCTCCACAACCTGTCCCACCACCGCGAGGGACTGTTGTCTATCTTCAAGTCCGGGGGCATTCCGGCTCTGGTGCGCATGCTCAG CTCTCCGGTGGAGTCTGTCTTGTTCTACGCCATCACCACCCTGCACAACCTGCTGCTGTACCAGGAAGGGGCCAAGATGGCCGTGCGCCTGGCTGACGGGCTCCAGAAGATGGTCCCCCTGCTGACCAAGAACaaccccaagttcctggccatcACCACCGACTGCCTGCAGCTACTCGCCTACGGGAATCAGGAAAGCAAG CTCATCATTTTGGCCAACGGCGGCCCCCAAGCCCTCGTCCAGATCATGCGCAGCTACACGTACGAGAAGCTGTTGTGGACCACAAGCCGTGTTCTCAAGGTCTTGTCGGTCTGCCCCAGCAACAAGCCAGCCATTGTGGAAGCCG GCGGCATGCAAGCCCTGGGGAAGCACCTGACCAGTTCCAGCCCAAGACTGGTCCAGAACTGCCTGTGGACTCTGAGGAATCTCTCCGATGTGGCCACCAAACAG GAGGGTCTCGACGGCGTCCTGAAGATCCTGGTCAACCAACTGAGCTCTGATGACATCAACGTGCTGACCTGTGCCACCGGCACCCTCTCCAATCTGACCTGCAACAACAGCAAGAACAAGACCCTGGTGACTCAGTCCAACGGGGTGGAGGCCCTGATCCACACCATCCTCCGAGCAGGAGACAAAGAGGACATCACCGAGCCAGCCGTCTGTGCCCTGAGGCACCTCACAAGCCGGCATCCGGAGGCCGAGATGGCCCAGAATTCTGTGCGGCTCAACTATGGCATCCCCGCCATCGTGAAGCTCCTCAACCAGCCCAACCAGTGGCCCCTGATTAAG GCTACCATCGGCCTCATCCGCAACCTGGCCTTGTGCCCCGCCAACCACGCCCCCTTGCAGGAAGCTGCGGTCATCCCACGCCTGGTCCAGCTGTTGGTGAAGGCCCACCAGGACGCCCAGCGCCACGCAGCGGCCGGCACACAGCAGCCGTATACG GATGGAGTGAAAATGGAAGAGATCGTGGAAGGCTCGACAGGCGCTCTGCACATTTTGGCCCGCGACCCGATGAACCGCATGGAAATCTTCCGCCTGAACACCATTCCGCTCTTcgtgcag CTCCTGTATTCTCCGGTCGAAAACATCCAGCGTGTGGCCGCAGGCGTGCTGTGTGAGCTGGCCCAGGACAAAGAGGCAGCCGACGCAATCGACGCGGAGGGTGCCTCGGCCCCGCTGATGGAGCTTCTGCACTCCCGGAACGAAGGCACAG CCACGTACGCGGCGGCCGTGCTCTTCCGCATCTCAGAAGACAAAAACCCGGATTATCGGAAACGCGTTTCGGTGGAGCTGACCAATTCACTGTTCAAGCACGACCCTGCCGCTTGGGAAGCT GCCCAGAGCATGATCCCCATTCACGAGCCATACGCAGACG AATTGGACGGGGGCTATCGCGCCATGTACCCTGGGGATGACCCCATGGACATGCACCTGGACATGGATGCTGAGTACCCCATGGACGCCTACAGCGATGGTGTGCGGGCAACGTATGCGGACCACATGCTTGCCTAG